In a genomic window of Mercenaria mercenaria strain notata chromosome 19, MADL_Memer_1, whole genome shotgun sequence:
- the LOC128551206 gene encoding protein HEG homolog 1-like isoform X2, producing the protein MKLATVKCVIADITATIAARTVHVVLKIPIIVIISLAFAIVFKDGKVITVQSTLTNAKVTRMFVRKRSILPAATPSDRMIAIVFLDSKKKKNLCEECFGSTYGENCSESCNCNATNTVNENQTCDKVTGSCKCKEGWNGDTCNDDVNECQNKTVCITTNNTTCVNTIGSFLCDCVRGFIKDTGGICVEDVRVTTQKPGISFDHTITVDTDLPSGTNLDSANTFNRLQQELKLSLLEYFNRYISAIIDLIINDIRSGSIKVDYTIVYGEKAEDVASKLTKAVLDLEQGAEISLYGENVTASSDVYKEMKPCEVYNLTAGGCDEGYQCNAENGTPTCRPIEDESEVNWSLVIGLSAVGLFLVIIVAVTVVFLRHLSRRQKIRKHRTPRVRTGMFGHSPYEIGPDAHKVRGWQRGNSADTESRIPSRRNKLSGTSSFSSHGNNPAYSQPFHIP; encoded by the exons ATGAAACTGGCAACTGTGAAA tGTGTGATAGCAGACATTACGGCGACAATTGCAGCAAGGACTGTTCATGTAGTTTTGAAAATACCAATCATTGTAATCATATCACTGGCTTTTGCAATTGTCTTCAA ggatGGAAAGGTGATAACTGTTCAGTCGACATTAACGAATGCGAAAGTAACGAGGATGTTTGTAAGGAAAAGGTCAATTCTACCTGCAGCAACACCATCGGATCGTATGATTGCAATTGTATTCCTGGAttcaaagaagaagaaaaacttGTGTGAAG AATGTTTCGGAAGTACATATGGTGAAAATTGCTCGGAATCTTGCAACTGCAACGCGACCAATACAGTCAATGAAAACCAAACATGTGACAAAGTAACAGGAAGTTGTAAGTGCAAAGAAGGTTGGAATGGAGACACGTGCAATGATGATGTCAACGAATGCCAAAATAAAACAGTGTGTATCACGACGAACAACACAACATGTGTTAACACCATTGGATCGTTTCTGTGTGACTGCGTGAGAGGATTTATAAAGGATACAGGCGGAATCTGTGTTGAAG ATGTTCGAGTAACAACTCAAAAACCTG GTATATCGTTTGATCATACTATTACGGTTGATACTGATTTGCCTTCTGGAACTAATCTTGATTCCGCAAACACTTTCAACAGACTGCAACAGGAACTGAAACTGAGC CTACtggaatatttcaacagatatATCTCTGCAATAATAGACCTTATTATCAATGATATACG GTCAGGAAGCATCAAAGTCGATTACACTATTGTGTATGGTGAGAAAGCGGAAGACGTTGCCTCGAAACTAACGAAAGCGGTTTTGGATTTGGAACAAGGTGCTGAAATATCGTTGTATGGTGAGAATGTCACTGCTTCTTCAG ATGTGTATAAAGAAATGAAACCGTGCGAAGTTTACAACTTGACAGCTGGAGGTTGTGATGAGGGTTACCAATGCAACGCTGAAAATGGCACTCCTACCTGCAG ACCTATAGAAGATGAAAGTGAGG TGAACTGGTCATTGGTCATTGGACTGTCGGCGGTGGGACTGTTTCTTGTAATAATAGTGGCTGTTACTGTCGTTTTCTTGCGACACCTCTCTAGAAGACAGAAAATAAGGAAACATAGAACCCCGAG AGTAAGAACTGGCATGTTCGGTCACAGTCCATATGAAATTGGTCCTGATGCCCACAAAGTACGAGGGTGGCAAAGAG GTAACTCTGCAGACACTGAAAGTAGGATTCCAAGCCGGAGAAATAAATTATCTGGGACATCAAGCTTTTCCTCACACGGAAATAATCCTGCT TATAGCCAACCGTTCCACATTCCTTGA